From Streptomyces durmitorensis, a single genomic window includes:
- a CDS encoding PLP-dependent aminotransferase family protein, with product MEILQTEIAVAELNAATLHASLGDVSMESMNLLNQVADTYPDAVSFAAGRPYEGFYDVTQIHEYLQVFCDHLRTRLGLSETETARTLFQYGATKGIIGDLVARSLAVDEGIDADPASVVVTVGCQEAMFLLLRALRADDRDAVLAPSPTYVGLTGAALLADMPVLPVRTAADGIDLDDLVVQLRRARGDGRRVRACYVTPDFANPVGVSLPLADRHRLLDIAADEDLLLLEDNAYGLLNSAADRPPTLKALDRHRRVVYLGSFAKTGMPGARVGYVVADQRVAGATGGDTLFADELSKLKSMLTVNTSPIAQAVIGGKLLAHDCSLVAANRQETEVYRRNLRQVLDGLDRRLGDRASVTWNVPTGGFFIVLTVPFTVDDALLEHAARRHGVLFTPMHHFYGASAGFRQLRLSISTLTGARIEQGLDRLAALIDERLGESDAPGAREATGEPLPGEVA from the coding sequence ATGGAAATCCTGCAAACGGAAATCGCCGTCGCCGAGTTGAACGCGGCCACGCTGCACGCGTCGCTCGGCGATGTGTCGATGGAGTCCATGAACCTCCTCAACCAGGTCGCCGACACCTATCCGGACGCGGTCTCGTTCGCGGCGGGACGCCCTTACGAGGGCTTCTACGACGTGACCCAGATCCACGAATACCTCCAGGTCTTCTGCGACCACCTCCGCACCCGCCTCGGCCTGAGCGAGACGGAGACCGCCCGCACGCTGTTCCAGTACGGCGCGACGAAAGGGATCATCGGCGACCTCGTGGCACGCAGCCTCGCCGTGGACGAGGGCATCGACGCCGACCCCGCCTCCGTGGTCGTCACGGTCGGCTGCCAGGAGGCGATGTTCCTGCTGCTGCGCGCGCTGCGCGCCGACGACCGCGATGCCGTCCTCGCCCCGAGCCCGACCTATGTCGGCCTGACGGGGGCCGCGTTGCTCGCCGACATGCCCGTACTCCCCGTGCGCACCGCAGCGGACGGTATCGACCTCGACGACCTGGTGGTCCAGCTGCGCCGGGCGCGCGGCGACGGACGGCGGGTCCGCGCCTGCTACGTGACGCCCGACTTCGCCAACCCGGTGGGCGTCAGTCTGCCGCTCGCCGACAGACACCGCCTCCTGGACATCGCGGCCGACGAGGACCTCCTGCTCCTGGAGGACAACGCGTACGGCCTCCTGAACAGCGCGGCCGACCGTCCGCCCACCCTGAAGGCCCTCGACCGCCACCGACGCGTCGTCTACCTGGGGTCGTTCGCCAAGACCGGGATGCCCGGCGCCCGCGTGGGCTACGTGGTCGCCGATCAGCGGGTGGCAGGCGCCACCGGCGGCGACACGCTGTTCGCCGACGAGTTGTCCAAGCTCAAGAGCATGCTCACCGTGAACACCTCGCCGATCGCCCAGGCCGTGATCGGCGGCAAACTCCTCGCACACGACTGCAGCCTGGTCGCCGCCAACCGCCAGGAGACGGAGGTCTACCGGCGCAATCTGCGTCAGGTGCTCGACGGCCTCGACCGGCGCCTCGGCGACCGTGCCTCCGTCACCTGGAACGTGCCGACCGGCGGGTTCTTCATCGTGCTCACCGTGCCGTTCACCGTCGACGACGCCCTCCTGGAGCACGCGGCACGCCGCCACGGCGTGCTCTTCACGCCCATGCACCACTTCTACGGCGCTTCGGCCGGGTTCCGCCAACTCCGCCTGTCGATCAGTACGTTGACGGGCGCCCGCATCGAGCAGGGCCTTGACCGCCTCGCCGCGCTGATCGACGAGCGGCTCGGGGAGTCCGACGCGCCCGGTGCGCGGGAGGCGACCGGGGAGCCGCTCCCGGGTGAGGTCGCGTGA
- a CDS encoding prephenate dehydrogenase, with product MTLRTLAVVGTGLIGTSVALAARLRDVTVYLLDRDESAVRAAAVLGAGRPEAPQDPVDLAVLAVPPSQIAPVLAELQARGLALSYTDVASVKAHAEREILDTAPDPSRYIGGHPLAGRERSGPLAARAELFQGRPWVLTPTRLTSRAAFGRALDLIALCGAVPRVMRARAHDDAVALTSHAPHLVASLMAARLGEGPAEAAHLAGQGLRDTTRIARGDSRLWSDIVESNAAAVADILTRLQEDLASVVAALYDLADPERGRELSGKSRHTLVDLLDRGAAGVGELDGPRLDGPLRGEVPGEVPGPVPGRVPGRMPGRVPGQAVPCPPR from the coding sequence GTGACGCTCCGCACCCTGGCCGTCGTCGGCACCGGCCTGATCGGCACCTCCGTGGCCCTCGCGGCCCGCCTGCGAGACGTGACCGTCTACCTCTTGGACCGGGACGAGTCCGCCGTGCGCGCCGCCGCGGTGCTCGGTGCCGGGCGGCCGGAGGCCCCGCAGGACCCCGTCGACCTGGCCGTGCTCGCGGTGCCGCCGAGCCAGATCGCCCCGGTCCTCGCCGAACTCCAGGCGCGGGGACTCGCGTTGAGCTACACCGACGTGGCGAGCGTGAAGGCGCACGCCGAGCGGGAGATCCTGGACACCGCCCCCGACCCGTCCCGCTACATCGGCGGCCACCCCCTCGCGGGCCGTGAGCGTTCGGGCCCGCTCGCGGCCCGCGCGGAGCTGTTCCAGGGCCGCCCCTGGGTCCTCACCCCGACCCGCCTCACCTCCAGGGCCGCCTTCGGCCGCGCCCTTGACCTGATCGCGCTGTGCGGCGCGGTGCCGCGCGTGATGCGGGCCCGCGCCCACGACGACGCGGTGGCACTGACCTCCCATGCCCCGCACCTGGTGGCCAGCCTGATGGCGGCGCGCCTGGGGGAGGGGCCCGCGGAGGCGGCCCATCTGGCGGGGCAGGGGCTGCGCGACACCACCAGGATCGCCCGCGGCGACTCCCGGCTGTGGAGCGACATCGTCGAGTCCAACGCGGCGGCGGTCGCCGACATCCTCACCCGGCTCCAGGAGGACCTCGCCAGCGTCGTCGCCGCCCTGTACGACCTCGCCGACCCCGAGCGGGGCAGGGAGCTCTCCGGCAAGAGCAGGCACACCCTGGTGGACCTCCTCGACCGGGGCGCGGCCGGGGTGGGGGAGTTGGACGGGCCACGCCTCGACGGGCCGCTTCGTGGGGAGGTTCCCGGAGAGGTTCCCGGACCCGTTCCCGGGCGCGTTCCTGGACGCATGCCTGGACGCGTGCCTGGACAGGCCGTCCCTTGTCCTCCGCGGTGA